From the Xiphophorus maculatus strain JP 163 A chromosome 20, X_maculatus-5.0-male, whole genome shotgun sequence genome, one window contains:
- the chl1 gene encoding neural cell adhesion molecule L1-like protein isoform X1 → MRSQRNSGLAGRLTLLVVTCLCAFHTTTAIDIPLEVLGHVNIEQLPTITDQAPSSLIAFPFDESFPMTCEAKGNPEPKFQWEKNGEDFDPYLDPRLMKEENSGTFVIPNNGNLTEYQGTYRCYASNKLGTAISKEIEFIVPNVPKFPKEKLDPVEVEEGQPFILKCDPPTGIPPLQIYWMTINLQHIEQDERVSTGLNGDLYFSHAVEKDSRRDYCCFAAFHRIRTIVQKTAMSVNVKTRGGDRSESANAILERKPSLLTPPGGSSEKQLVKGEDLELECIPEGIPTPQVEWIKIGDQLPVKAKLENHRKLLIVPRAQQEDSGKYMCRARNPLGEVVHYFTVTVEGPPEWESEPQSQLSMIGSHVHIKCSARGVPEPTITWRVNGQLLQDSPAANRKILGDAVFLQNAKASDSAVYQCEASNRHGTLLSNANIMIMNLQPMILTNNGEDYSAVEGKGVMMHCKVFSSPPSAITWSRDDSSESVAGPRFTFHDNGSLEIHSAEKGDVGQYTCLAKNTEGSSAIDAVLYIKDPTRIVVAPKDLQILKGSAAQLSCLAEYDESFSNDFELLWEKDNTQIVLNYTENPRYIMEDGYLNISDVSHGDQGVYSCVAKTPLDRDTASAFLMVLDVPVAPENLVLSEHKSKSVKLEWIPGDDHNSSPTEFIIEFEENKWEPGNWKELLRVPGNHNSAILRLHGHVEYRFRVYAISAIGAGLPSEPTERYKTPPSAPDKNPENIKIEGHLPHEMSINWEPLLPIEHNGPGLEYKVSYRRQDGQEEWTEHTVKRHSFVVRNTPTFVPYEVKIQARNNQGWGPEPRIVSGYSGEDFPSAAPDDVAVEVMNSSAVRVTWTRVHKDKLHGHLGGYRINWWRLRSLVDSKKSHGDKHSLAFPGDRTHGTVPGLTPFSEYSLIVMTFNGRGNGPGSHPVNFKTPEGVPEKNPVLRVTDVKRNSVSLAWAPPLEPNGILTGYVLEYQLINDTEEVGPLQAVNISNPDTTKWILHELEPLSKYKLYLRSCTAVGCGPVVSEESTTALETTSSLAPTVGIRKSLSTPTTPKSHVTKPTRPNIGLASVHGGISTQGWFIGLMSAIALLTLIVLIACFVNRNKGGKYSVKEKEDLHPDVESQGINDDTFCEYSDNDEKPLKGSQRSLSREIKAADSGDSLVDYGDEDVQFNEDGSFIGEYGSRKEKRASAEVKASTQTPA, encoded by the exons ATGAGGTCACAACGAAACTCCGGATTGGCTGGCAGGCTGACGCTGCTGGTGGTCACCTGCCTCTGTGCCTTTCACACAACCACAGCCATCGATATTCCTCTTGAGG TTTTGGGTCACGTAAACA TTGAGCAGCTGCCCACCATCACAGATCAGGCCCCCAGCTCCCTCATCGCCTTTCCTTTCGACGAGAGCTTCCCCATGACGTGCGAGGCCAAAGGGAATCCCGAACCAAA ATTCCAGTGGGAAAAAAACGGGGAAGATTTTGACCCTTATCTAGATCCTCGACTGATGAAAGAGGAGAATTCTGGGACTTTTGTGATCCCCAACAACGGGAACCTCACAGAGTACCAGGGAACCTACCGCTGTTACGCTTCAAACAAACTGGGGACGGCCATATCCAAGGAGATTGAGTTCATCGTACCAA aTGTTCCAAAATTCCCTAAAGAGAAGCTGGACCCTGTGGAGGTGGAAGAGGGCCAGCCTTTCATTCTGAAATGTGACCCCCCCACCGGCATCCCGCCCCTGCAGATCTACTGGATGACTATCA ACCTCCAGCACATTGAGCAGGACGAGCGGGTGTCCACCGGCCTCAATGGGGACCTCTACTTCTCACACGCCGTGGAGAAGGACAGCCGGAGGGACTACTGCTGCTTCGCCGCCTTCCACAGGATACGCACCATCGTTCAGAAGACCGCCATGTCTGTCAACGTCAAGACAA GAGGAGGTGACAGGTCTGAGAGTG CCAATGCAATCCTGGAGAGGAAACCCTCACTTCTAACGCCTCCTGGTGGCAGTTCAGAGAAACAGCTGGTCAAAGGAGAGGACTTGGAATTGGAGTGTATTCCAGAAGGAAT tCCAACTCCACAGGTGGAGTGGATAAAAATTGGTGACCAGCTTCCTGTTAAAGCAAAGCTGGAGAAtcacaggaagctgctgatCGTTCCCAGAGCACAACAGGAGGACAGCGGGAAGTACATGTGCAGAGCAAGGAACCCACTGGGAGAAGTTGTCCATTACTTCACAGTGACAGTtgaag GGCCTCCAGAGTGGGAGTCGGAGCCACAGAGCCAGCTCAGTATGATCGGCTCCCATGTCCACATCAAGTGCTCGGCCCGCGGCGTCCCGGAGCCCACCATCACATGGAGGGTGAATGGCCAGCTGCTGCAGG ACTCCCCAGCGGCCAACAGGAAGATTCTCGGCGATGCCGTCTTCTTACAGAACGCCAAAGCCTCTGACAGCGCCGTCTATCAGTGTGAGGCCTCCAACAGACATGGGACCCTTCTGTCCAACGCCAACATCATGATCATGA atTTGCAGCCTATGATTCTGACAAATAACGGGGAGGATTACTCTGCAGTGGAGGGAAAGGGAGTGATGATGCACTGTAAGGTCTTCAGTTCCCCTCCTTCAGCAATCACTTG GAGCAGGGATGACTCCTCTGAGTCGGTGGCAGGACCCCGGTTTACGTTTCATGACAACGGTTCGCTGGAGATCCACTCGGCAGAGAAAGGCGACGTGGGACAGTATACCTGTTTGGCTAAAAACACGGAGGGATCATCCGCCATCGACGCCGTTCTCTACATAAAAG ATCCCACCAGAATAGTGGTGGCCCCAAAGGACCTGCAGATCTTAAAAGGCAGTGCAGCCCAGCTCTCCTGCCTGGCAGAGTACGACGAGTCCTTCAGCAACGACTTTGAGCTCCTGTGGGAGAAAGATAACACACAGATAGTGCTCAACTACACAGAGAATCCCAG ATACATCATGGAGGATGGCTATCTTAACATCAGCGACGTTAGCCATGGAGATCAGGGTGTGTACAGTTGTGTGGCGAAGACTCCGCTGGACAGAGACACAGCTTCGGCCTTCCTCATGGTGTTAG ATGTCCCCGTCGCTCCAGAGAACTTGGTTTTATCTGAGCACAAGAGTAAAAGCGTAAAGCTGGAGTGGATCCCCGGGGACGACCACAACAGCTCCCCTACAG AGTTCATCATCGAGTTTGAGGAAAACAAGTGGGAGCCAGGAAACTGGAAGGAGCTGCTCCGAGTCCCTGGGAACCACAACTCTGCCATCCTCAGGCTCCATGGTCACGTTGAGTATCGCTTCCGTGTTTACGCCATCAGCGCCATCGGAGCGGGGCTGCCTAGCGAACCCACGGAGAGATACAAGACCCCCCCGTCAG cCCCTGACAAGAACccagaaaatatcaaaatcgAAGGTCATTTGCCACATGAAATGAGTATCAACTGGGAG CCGCTGCTGCCCATCGAGCACAACGGCCCCGGCCTGGAGTACAAGGTGAGCTACAGGCGGCAGGACGGGCAGGAGGAGTGGACGGAGCACACCGTGAAGAGGCACTCGTTTGTGGTGCGGAACACTCCCACCTTCGTTCCCTACGAGGTGAAGATCCAGGCCAGGAACAACCAGGGCTGGGGGCCCGAGCCCAGGATTGTGAGCGGATACTCAGGAGAGGACT TTCCCTCTGCTGCACCTGACGACGTAGCTGTGGAGGTGATGAACAGCTCAGCGGTCAGAGTGACCTGGACACGCGTCCACAAGGACAAGCTCCATGGACATCTGGGAGGCTACAGG ATAAACTGGTGGCGCCTGCGCAGCCTGGTGGACTCCAAGAAAAGCCACGGAGACAAACACTCTCTGGCGTTCCCCGGGGATCGGACCCACGGCACCGTGCCGGGCCTGACGCCCTTCTCTGAGTACAGTCTCATCGTCATGACCTTCAACGGGAGAGGCAACGGTCCGGGCAGCCATCCGGTCAACTTCAAAACCCCAGAGGGAG TCCCAGAGAAAAACCCAGTTTTGAGGGTCACGGATGTAAAGAGGAACTCAGTGTCTCTGGCCTGGGCCCCTCCTTTGGAGCCCAATGGGATTCTAACAGGATATGTACTGGAGTACCAGCTCA TTAATGACACAGAGGAAGTTGGGCCTCTGCAGGCTGTGAACATCAGCAACCCTGACACCACGAAGTGGATCCTGCATGAATTAGAGCCTCTGAGCAAATACAAGTTGTATCTTCGCTCCTGCACTGCGGTTGGCTGTGGGCCCGTTGTCAGCGAGGAGAGCACCACCGCCCTGGAAACAA CTTCTTCTTTGGCTCCTACTGTTGGCATCA gaaaGTCTCTCTCAACTCCGACCACTCCAAAGTCACATGTGACCAAACCCACTCGTCCCAACATAG GCCTGGCCAGCGTCCACGGAGGAATCTCCACCCAGGGCTGGTTTATCGGCCTCATGTCTGCCATCGCTCTGCTCACACTCATCGTGTTGATTGCTTGCTTtgtcaacagaaataaaggagGAAAGTATTCCG tgaaagaaaaagaagaccTTCATCCAGACGTGGAGTCCCAGGGCATTAATGATGACACATTCTGTGAATACAG
- the chl1 gene encoding neural cell adhesion molecule L1-like protein isoform X6 codes for MRSQRNSGLAGRLTLLVVTCLCAFHTTTAIDIPLEVLGHVNIEQLPTITDQAPSSLIAFPFDESFPMTCEAKGNPEPKFQWEKNGEDFDPYLDPRLMKEENSGTFVIPNNGNLTEYQGTYRCYASNKLGTAISKEIEFIVPNVPKFPKEKLDPVEVEEGQPFILKCDPPTGIPPLQIYWMTINLQHIEQDERVSTGLNGDLYFSHAVEKDSRRDYCCFAAFHRIRTIVQKTAMSVNVKTRGGDRSESANAILERKPSLLTPPGGSSEKQLVKGEDLELECIPEGIPTPQVEWIKIGDQLPVKAKLENHRKLLIVPRAQQEDSGKYMCRARNPLGEVVHYFTVTVEGPPEWESEPQSQLSMIGSHVHIKCSARGVPEPTITWRVNGQLLQDSPAANRKILGDAVFLQNAKASDSAVYQCEASNRHGTLLSNANIMIMNLQPMILTNNGEDYSAVEGKGVMMHCKVFSSPPSAITWSRDDSSESVAGPRFTFHDNGSLEIHSAEKGDVGQYTCLAKNTEGSSAIDAVLYIKDPTRIVVAPKDLQILKGSAAQLSCLAEYDESFSNDFELLWEKDNTQIVLNYTENPRYIMEDGYLNISDVSHGDQGVYSCVAKTPLDRDTASAFLMVLDVPVAPENLVLSEHKSKSVKLEWIPGDDHNSSPTEFIIEFEENKWEPGNWKELLRVPGNHNSAILRLHGHVEYRFRVYAISAIGAGLPSEPTERYKTPPSAPDKNPENIKIEGHLPHEMSINWEPLLPIEHNGPGLEYKVSYRRQDGQEEWTEHTVKRHSFVVRNTPTFVPYEVKIQARNNQGWGPEPRIVSGYSGEDFPSAAPDDVAVEVMNSSAVRVTWTRVHKDKLHGHLGGYRINWWRLRSLVDSKKSHGDKHSLAFPGDRTHGTVPGLTPFSEYSLIVMTFNGRGNGPGSHPVNFKTPEGVPEKNPVLRVTDVKRNSVSLAWAPPLEPNGILTGYVLEYQLINDTEEVGPLQAVNISNPDTTKWILHELEPLSKYKLYLRSCTAVGCGPVVSEESTTALETTSSLAPTVGIRKSLSTPTTPKSHVTKPTRPNIGLASVHGGISTQGWFIGLMSAIALLTLIVLIACFVNRNKGGKYSVKEKEDLHPDVESQGINDDTFCEYRQPRFHEAPAEPRSSPAGDVRRAE; via the exons ATGAGGTCACAACGAAACTCCGGATTGGCTGGCAGGCTGACGCTGCTGGTGGTCACCTGCCTCTGTGCCTTTCACACAACCACAGCCATCGATATTCCTCTTGAGG TTTTGGGTCACGTAAACA TTGAGCAGCTGCCCACCATCACAGATCAGGCCCCCAGCTCCCTCATCGCCTTTCCTTTCGACGAGAGCTTCCCCATGACGTGCGAGGCCAAAGGGAATCCCGAACCAAA ATTCCAGTGGGAAAAAAACGGGGAAGATTTTGACCCTTATCTAGATCCTCGACTGATGAAAGAGGAGAATTCTGGGACTTTTGTGATCCCCAACAACGGGAACCTCACAGAGTACCAGGGAACCTACCGCTGTTACGCTTCAAACAAACTGGGGACGGCCATATCCAAGGAGATTGAGTTCATCGTACCAA aTGTTCCAAAATTCCCTAAAGAGAAGCTGGACCCTGTGGAGGTGGAAGAGGGCCAGCCTTTCATTCTGAAATGTGACCCCCCCACCGGCATCCCGCCCCTGCAGATCTACTGGATGACTATCA ACCTCCAGCACATTGAGCAGGACGAGCGGGTGTCCACCGGCCTCAATGGGGACCTCTACTTCTCACACGCCGTGGAGAAGGACAGCCGGAGGGACTACTGCTGCTTCGCCGCCTTCCACAGGATACGCACCATCGTTCAGAAGACCGCCATGTCTGTCAACGTCAAGACAA GAGGAGGTGACAGGTCTGAGAGTG CCAATGCAATCCTGGAGAGGAAACCCTCACTTCTAACGCCTCCTGGTGGCAGTTCAGAGAAACAGCTGGTCAAAGGAGAGGACTTGGAATTGGAGTGTATTCCAGAAGGAAT tCCAACTCCACAGGTGGAGTGGATAAAAATTGGTGACCAGCTTCCTGTTAAAGCAAAGCTGGAGAAtcacaggaagctgctgatCGTTCCCAGAGCACAACAGGAGGACAGCGGGAAGTACATGTGCAGAGCAAGGAACCCACTGGGAGAAGTTGTCCATTACTTCACAGTGACAGTtgaag GGCCTCCAGAGTGGGAGTCGGAGCCACAGAGCCAGCTCAGTATGATCGGCTCCCATGTCCACATCAAGTGCTCGGCCCGCGGCGTCCCGGAGCCCACCATCACATGGAGGGTGAATGGCCAGCTGCTGCAGG ACTCCCCAGCGGCCAACAGGAAGATTCTCGGCGATGCCGTCTTCTTACAGAACGCCAAAGCCTCTGACAGCGCCGTCTATCAGTGTGAGGCCTCCAACAGACATGGGACCCTTCTGTCCAACGCCAACATCATGATCATGA atTTGCAGCCTATGATTCTGACAAATAACGGGGAGGATTACTCTGCAGTGGAGGGAAAGGGAGTGATGATGCACTGTAAGGTCTTCAGTTCCCCTCCTTCAGCAATCACTTG GAGCAGGGATGACTCCTCTGAGTCGGTGGCAGGACCCCGGTTTACGTTTCATGACAACGGTTCGCTGGAGATCCACTCGGCAGAGAAAGGCGACGTGGGACAGTATACCTGTTTGGCTAAAAACACGGAGGGATCATCCGCCATCGACGCCGTTCTCTACATAAAAG ATCCCACCAGAATAGTGGTGGCCCCAAAGGACCTGCAGATCTTAAAAGGCAGTGCAGCCCAGCTCTCCTGCCTGGCAGAGTACGACGAGTCCTTCAGCAACGACTTTGAGCTCCTGTGGGAGAAAGATAACACACAGATAGTGCTCAACTACACAGAGAATCCCAG ATACATCATGGAGGATGGCTATCTTAACATCAGCGACGTTAGCCATGGAGATCAGGGTGTGTACAGTTGTGTGGCGAAGACTCCGCTGGACAGAGACACAGCTTCGGCCTTCCTCATGGTGTTAG ATGTCCCCGTCGCTCCAGAGAACTTGGTTTTATCTGAGCACAAGAGTAAAAGCGTAAAGCTGGAGTGGATCCCCGGGGACGACCACAACAGCTCCCCTACAG AGTTCATCATCGAGTTTGAGGAAAACAAGTGGGAGCCAGGAAACTGGAAGGAGCTGCTCCGAGTCCCTGGGAACCACAACTCTGCCATCCTCAGGCTCCATGGTCACGTTGAGTATCGCTTCCGTGTTTACGCCATCAGCGCCATCGGAGCGGGGCTGCCTAGCGAACCCACGGAGAGATACAAGACCCCCCCGTCAG cCCCTGACAAGAACccagaaaatatcaaaatcgAAGGTCATTTGCCACATGAAATGAGTATCAACTGGGAG CCGCTGCTGCCCATCGAGCACAACGGCCCCGGCCTGGAGTACAAGGTGAGCTACAGGCGGCAGGACGGGCAGGAGGAGTGGACGGAGCACACCGTGAAGAGGCACTCGTTTGTGGTGCGGAACACTCCCACCTTCGTTCCCTACGAGGTGAAGATCCAGGCCAGGAACAACCAGGGCTGGGGGCCCGAGCCCAGGATTGTGAGCGGATACTCAGGAGAGGACT TTCCCTCTGCTGCACCTGACGACGTAGCTGTGGAGGTGATGAACAGCTCAGCGGTCAGAGTGACCTGGACACGCGTCCACAAGGACAAGCTCCATGGACATCTGGGAGGCTACAGG ATAAACTGGTGGCGCCTGCGCAGCCTGGTGGACTCCAAGAAAAGCCACGGAGACAAACACTCTCTGGCGTTCCCCGGGGATCGGACCCACGGCACCGTGCCGGGCCTGACGCCCTTCTCTGAGTACAGTCTCATCGTCATGACCTTCAACGGGAGAGGCAACGGTCCGGGCAGCCATCCGGTCAACTTCAAAACCCCAGAGGGAG TCCCAGAGAAAAACCCAGTTTTGAGGGTCACGGATGTAAAGAGGAACTCAGTGTCTCTGGCCTGGGCCCCTCCTTTGGAGCCCAATGGGATTCTAACAGGATATGTACTGGAGTACCAGCTCA TTAATGACACAGAGGAAGTTGGGCCTCTGCAGGCTGTGAACATCAGCAACCCTGACACCACGAAGTGGATCCTGCATGAATTAGAGCCTCTGAGCAAATACAAGTTGTATCTTCGCTCCTGCACTGCGGTTGGCTGTGGGCCCGTTGTCAGCGAGGAGAGCACCACCGCCCTGGAAACAA CTTCTTCTTTGGCTCCTACTGTTGGCATCA gaaaGTCTCTCTCAACTCCGACCACTCCAAAGTCACATGTGACCAAACCCACTCGTCCCAACATAG GCCTGGCCAGCGTCCACGGAGGAATCTCCACCCAGGGCTGGTTTATCGGCCTCATGTCTGCCATCGCTCTGCTCACACTCATCGTGTTGATTGCTTGCTTtgtcaacagaaataaaggagGAAAGTATTCCG tgaaagaaaaagaagaccTTCATCCAGACGTGGAGTCCCAGGGCATTAATGATGACACATTCTGTGAATACAG ACAGCCCAGATTCCATGAGGCTCCCGCAGAGCCTCGCTCCTCTCCTGCCGGAGACGTTAGACGGGCCGAGTAA
- the chl1 gene encoding neural cell adhesion molecule L1-like protein isoform X2: protein MRSQRNSGLAGRLTLLVVTCLCAFHTTTAIDIPLEVEQLPTITDQAPSSLIAFPFDESFPMTCEAKGNPEPKFQWEKNGEDFDPYLDPRLMKEENSGTFVIPNNGNLTEYQGTYRCYASNKLGTAISKEIEFIVPNVPKFPKEKLDPVEVEEGQPFILKCDPPTGIPPLQIYWMTINLQHIEQDERVSTGLNGDLYFSHAVEKDSRRDYCCFAAFHRIRTIVQKTAMSVNVKTRGGDRSESANAILERKPSLLTPPGGSSEKQLVKGEDLELECIPEGIPTPQVEWIKIGDQLPVKAKLENHRKLLIVPRAQQEDSGKYMCRARNPLGEVVHYFTVTVEGPPEWESEPQSQLSMIGSHVHIKCSARGVPEPTITWRVNGQLLQDSPAANRKILGDAVFLQNAKASDSAVYQCEASNRHGTLLSNANIMIMNLQPMILTNNGEDYSAVEGKGVMMHCKVFSSPPSAITWSRDDSSESVAGPRFTFHDNGSLEIHSAEKGDVGQYTCLAKNTEGSSAIDAVLYIKDPTRIVVAPKDLQILKGSAAQLSCLAEYDESFSNDFELLWEKDNTQIVLNYTENPRYIMEDGYLNISDVSHGDQGVYSCVAKTPLDRDTASAFLMVLDVPVAPENLVLSEHKSKSVKLEWIPGDDHNSSPTEFIIEFEENKWEPGNWKELLRVPGNHNSAILRLHGHVEYRFRVYAISAIGAGLPSEPTERYKTPPSAPDKNPENIKIEGHLPHEMSINWEPLLPIEHNGPGLEYKVSYRRQDGQEEWTEHTVKRHSFVVRNTPTFVPYEVKIQARNNQGWGPEPRIVSGYSGEDFPSAAPDDVAVEVMNSSAVRVTWTRVHKDKLHGHLGGYRINWWRLRSLVDSKKSHGDKHSLAFPGDRTHGTVPGLTPFSEYSLIVMTFNGRGNGPGSHPVNFKTPEGVPEKNPVLRVTDVKRNSVSLAWAPPLEPNGILTGYVLEYQLINDTEEVGPLQAVNISNPDTTKWILHELEPLSKYKLYLRSCTAVGCGPVVSEESTTALETTSSLAPTVGIRKSLSTPTTPKSHVTKPTRPNIGLASVHGGISTQGWFIGLMSAIALLTLIVLIACFVNRNKGGKYSVKEKEDLHPDVESQGINDDTFCEYSDNDEKPLKGSQRSLSREIKAADSGDSLVDYGDEDVQFNEDGSFIGEYGSRKEKRASAEVKASTQTPA, encoded by the exons ATGAGGTCACAACGAAACTCCGGATTGGCTGGCAGGCTGACGCTGCTGGTGGTCACCTGCCTCTGTGCCTTTCACACAACCACAGCCATCGATATTCCTCTTGAGG TTGAGCAGCTGCCCACCATCACAGATCAGGCCCCCAGCTCCCTCATCGCCTTTCCTTTCGACGAGAGCTTCCCCATGACGTGCGAGGCCAAAGGGAATCCCGAACCAAA ATTCCAGTGGGAAAAAAACGGGGAAGATTTTGACCCTTATCTAGATCCTCGACTGATGAAAGAGGAGAATTCTGGGACTTTTGTGATCCCCAACAACGGGAACCTCACAGAGTACCAGGGAACCTACCGCTGTTACGCTTCAAACAAACTGGGGACGGCCATATCCAAGGAGATTGAGTTCATCGTACCAA aTGTTCCAAAATTCCCTAAAGAGAAGCTGGACCCTGTGGAGGTGGAAGAGGGCCAGCCTTTCATTCTGAAATGTGACCCCCCCACCGGCATCCCGCCCCTGCAGATCTACTGGATGACTATCA ACCTCCAGCACATTGAGCAGGACGAGCGGGTGTCCACCGGCCTCAATGGGGACCTCTACTTCTCACACGCCGTGGAGAAGGACAGCCGGAGGGACTACTGCTGCTTCGCCGCCTTCCACAGGATACGCACCATCGTTCAGAAGACCGCCATGTCTGTCAACGTCAAGACAA GAGGAGGTGACAGGTCTGAGAGTG CCAATGCAATCCTGGAGAGGAAACCCTCACTTCTAACGCCTCCTGGTGGCAGTTCAGAGAAACAGCTGGTCAAAGGAGAGGACTTGGAATTGGAGTGTATTCCAGAAGGAAT tCCAACTCCACAGGTGGAGTGGATAAAAATTGGTGACCAGCTTCCTGTTAAAGCAAAGCTGGAGAAtcacaggaagctgctgatCGTTCCCAGAGCACAACAGGAGGACAGCGGGAAGTACATGTGCAGAGCAAGGAACCCACTGGGAGAAGTTGTCCATTACTTCACAGTGACAGTtgaag GGCCTCCAGAGTGGGAGTCGGAGCCACAGAGCCAGCTCAGTATGATCGGCTCCCATGTCCACATCAAGTGCTCGGCCCGCGGCGTCCCGGAGCCCACCATCACATGGAGGGTGAATGGCCAGCTGCTGCAGG ACTCCCCAGCGGCCAACAGGAAGATTCTCGGCGATGCCGTCTTCTTACAGAACGCCAAAGCCTCTGACAGCGCCGTCTATCAGTGTGAGGCCTCCAACAGACATGGGACCCTTCTGTCCAACGCCAACATCATGATCATGA atTTGCAGCCTATGATTCTGACAAATAACGGGGAGGATTACTCTGCAGTGGAGGGAAAGGGAGTGATGATGCACTGTAAGGTCTTCAGTTCCCCTCCTTCAGCAATCACTTG GAGCAGGGATGACTCCTCTGAGTCGGTGGCAGGACCCCGGTTTACGTTTCATGACAACGGTTCGCTGGAGATCCACTCGGCAGAGAAAGGCGACGTGGGACAGTATACCTGTTTGGCTAAAAACACGGAGGGATCATCCGCCATCGACGCCGTTCTCTACATAAAAG ATCCCACCAGAATAGTGGTGGCCCCAAAGGACCTGCAGATCTTAAAAGGCAGTGCAGCCCAGCTCTCCTGCCTGGCAGAGTACGACGAGTCCTTCAGCAACGACTTTGAGCTCCTGTGGGAGAAAGATAACACACAGATAGTGCTCAACTACACAGAGAATCCCAG ATACATCATGGAGGATGGCTATCTTAACATCAGCGACGTTAGCCATGGAGATCAGGGTGTGTACAGTTGTGTGGCGAAGACTCCGCTGGACAGAGACACAGCTTCGGCCTTCCTCATGGTGTTAG ATGTCCCCGTCGCTCCAGAGAACTTGGTTTTATCTGAGCACAAGAGTAAAAGCGTAAAGCTGGAGTGGATCCCCGGGGACGACCACAACAGCTCCCCTACAG AGTTCATCATCGAGTTTGAGGAAAACAAGTGGGAGCCAGGAAACTGGAAGGAGCTGCTCCGAGTCCCTGGGAACCACAACTCTGCCATCCTCAGGCTCCATGGTCACGTTGAGTATCGCTTCCGTGTTTACGCCATCAGCGCCATCGGAGCGGGGCTGCCTAGCGAACCCACGGAGAGATACAAGACCCCCCCGTCAG cCCCTGACAAGAACccagaaaatatcaaaatcgAAGGTCATTTGCCACATGAAATGAGTATCAACTGGGAG CCGCTGCTGCCCATCGAGCACAACGGCCCCGGCCTGGAGTACAAGGTGAGCTACAGGCGGCAGGACGGGCAGGAGGAGTGGACGGAGCACACCGTGAAGAGGCACTCGTTTGTGGTGCGGAACACTCCCACCTTCGTTCCCTACGAGGTGAAGATCCAGGCCAGGAACAACCAGGGCTGGGGGCCCGAGCCCAGGATTGTGAGCGGATACTCAGGAGAGGACT TTCCCTCTGCTGCACCTGACGACGTAGCTGTGGAGGTGATGAACAGCTCAGCGGTCAGAGTGACCTGGACACGCGTCCACAAGGACAAGCTCCATGGACATCTGGGAGGCTACAGG ATAAACTGGTGGCGCCTGCGCAGCCTGGTGGACTCCAAGAAAAGCCACGGAGACAAACACTCTCTGGCGTTCCCCGGGGATCGGACCCACGGCACCGTGCCGGGCCTGACGCCCTTCTCTGAGTACAGTCTCATCGTCATGACCTTCAACGGGAGAGGCAACGGTCCGGGCAGCCATCCGGTCAACTTCAAAACCCCAGAGGGAG TCCCAGAGAAAAACCCAGTTTTGAGGGTCACGGATGTAAAGAGGAACTCAGTGTCTCTGGCCTGGGCCCCTCCTTTGGAGCCCAATGGGATTCTAACAGGATATGTACTGGAGTACCAGCTCA TTAATGACACAGAGGAAGTTGGGCCTCTGCAGGCTGTGAACATCAGCAACCCTGACACCACGAAGTGGATCCTGCATGAATTAGAGCCTCTGAGCAAATACAAGTTGTATCTTCGCTCCTGCACTGCGGTTGGCTGTGGGCCCGTTGTCAGCGAGGAGAGCACCACCGCCCTGGAAACAA CTTCTTCTTTGGCTCCTACTGTTGGCATCA gaaaGTCTCTCTCAACTCCGACCACTCCAAAGTCACATGTGACCAAACCCACTCGTCCCAACATAG GCCTGGCCAGCGTCCACGGAGGAATCTCCACCCAGGGCTGGTTTATCGGCCTCATGTCTGCCATCGCTCTGCTCACACTCATCGTGTTGATTGCTTGCTTtgtcaacagaaataaaggagGAAAGTATTCCG tgaaagaaaaagaagaccTTCATCCAGACGTGGAGTCCCAGGGCATTAATGATGACACATTCTGTGAATACAG